The genome window aataaatgtaaactTACATGATGTTTTAACTATTGTGAaaataatcaatataaataaataaaaattgaaaagaatgtGTAAgctagtgtaaaaaaaaaaaaaaaaaaaaagcacaatatatacattattatactccgtatttaattatgttaattaactttaattctggaaaggaaaaaagaaaaaaagaagaagagcagAACTTCTTGGGTGTATAATAAAGAAAACACAATGTACTAGTAAACATTGTATCTAATTATTacacaaaaacaatttttatttccaTTAGAATTTTAtcacattgattttattatctttCTATCATATTTTATCTGTCATGTTAACTACTTCGTATTAATTGTTTAAACCAcatattttttctttacttattttctttaacaattttctataatttttaaattttttgtgtgtttaatataacttttaatatagtttataaatttatatattaataatacatttaatattataaaaaaattaaattataactaATTTTAATTGGACATCTTAATTaaattagacacataaaatgaagaATGGAACATATTTAAGGCATGTGATGTAGTGAAATAAATCGAACATCAAATTCATGTATCACGGTGCACATGCGCAAGGCAATTAGACGTCAAATGAAACCTAATAAATGGGTTATTTCTTGTTTCACTTGATAATAACTTGTTTGACTTTATAATAGCTTGATTAACTTCATTAATACTTTCGATTAAGATTGAAAGGTCTTAAAATGACGGCTTGTAAACGTGGGCCGTACGTTTTGCAAACCATTGAACATGAGTAATGAGCTAGCTTAGGTTTTAATTTACTTTGTCAATGGTCGTACTTCTTCCCTTTAGGTTTTTGCAGCTGGTCAACGTGGACTGGTTGGTCTGCcgactatttttaatttttttctttttttaatttaaaatttaatatatgacATTATGATGGGTAATTCGCGGTAGTTATATTGTGATTCGTGGAACATGGTCTAAAAATGGCgttgtttctttaagtaaataaACGACTCTTGTTATATTTTAACGGAGGTcgtattttttgtgtgttaattacaaaatgaaactatagtgtatctaaaatgaaattgatctacatattgtttttatattatcaaattaaactgtaattgaattgaaatggaattgtagttgtgttgaaatgaaattgcagtgtatacaaagtgaaattgaataacagtttcacatatttgagtgtatattattcaatgaaactgtagttacatcgaaatgatactgtaattgtgttgcaATGAAACTAtatcatatataaaatgaaactgaataacagttttacatatttgagtgtattgtatataaaatgaaattgaataacactCTCACATATTTTAACGTAtgttgtccaatgaaactgtagttacatcgaaatgatactgtaattgtgttgcaATGAAACTAtatcatatataaaatgaaactaaataacagttttacatatttgagtgtataatgaaactgcagtgtatataaaatgaaattgaataacactCTCACATATTTTAACGTAtgttgtccaatgaaactgtagttataacgaaatgatattgtagttatgttgtaatgaaactatagtgtatgtaaaatgaaattgaataagaGTTTAATAATTCTATTtgagtttcacatatttgagtgtataatgtcgaataaaattgtagttatatcaaaatgaaattgtagatgcgttgaaatgaaactgcagtgtatataaaatgaaaatagataTGTTATACAAATAGAACTACTTTACCCGGAACGGCGCGAACATATACcgttttttttcattaaaagaaacgagaccgttttggaccatggtataatttgcagGTAATTGGGTATAACACAAATCTAAAGTATATGGAGCATAGACTGTGGTGGACCCTACTTGGCCCAATATATATGATAGATGATAGGCTCATGACAGGAGGCCCATTATGTGGCCCATAGTTTGGTAAGGTNTAAgctagtgtaaaaaaaaaaaaaaaaagtaagcacaatatatacattattatactccgtatttaattatgttaattaactttaattctggaaaggaaaaaagaaaaaaagaagaagagcagAACTTCTTGGGTGTATAATAAAGAAAACACAATGTACTAGTAAACATTGTATCTAATTATTacacaaaaacaatttttatttccaTTAGAATTTTAtcacattgattttattatctttCTATCATATTTTATCTGTCATGTTAACTACTTCGTATTAATTGTTTAAACCAcatattttttctttacttattttctttaacaattttctataatttttaaattttttgtgtgtttaatataacttttaatatagtttataaatttatatattaataatacatttaatattataaaaaaattaaattataactaATTTTAATTGGACATCTTAATTaaattagacacataaaatgaagaATGGAACATATTTAAGGCATGTGATGTAGTGAAATAAATCGAACATCAAATTCATGTATCACGGTGCACATGCGCAAGGCAATTAGACGTCAAATGAAACCTAATAAATGGGTTATTTCTTGTTTCACTTGATAATAACTTGTTTGACTTTATAATAGCTTGATTAACTTCATTAATACTTTCGATTAAGATTGAAAGGTCTTAAAATGACGGCTTGTAAACGTGGGCCGTACGTTTTGCAAACCATTGAACATGAGTAATGAGCTAGCTTAGGTTTTAATTTACTTTGTCAATGGTCGTACTTCTTCCCTTTAGGTTTTTGCAGCTGGTCAACGTGGACTGGTTGGTCTGCcgactatttttaatttttttctttttttaatttaaaatttaatatatgacATTATGATGGGTAATTCGCGGTAGTTATATTGTGATTCGTGGAACATGGTCTAAAAATGGCgttgtttctttaagtaaataaACGACTCTTGTTATATTTTAACGGAGGTcgtattttttgtgtgttaattacaaaatgaaactatagtgtatctaaaatgaaattgatctacatattgtttttatattatcaaattaaactgtaattgaattgaaatggaattgtagttgtgttgaaatgaaattgcagtgtatacaaagtgaaattgaataacagtttcacatatttgagtgtatattattcaatgaaactgtagttacatcgaaatgatactgtaattgtgttgcaATGAAACTAtatcatatataaaatgaaactgaataacagttttacatatttgagtgtattgtatataaaatgaaattgaataacactCTCACATATTTTAACGTAtgttgtccaatgaaactgtagttacatcgaaatgatactgtaattgtgttgcaATGAAACTAtatcatatataaaatgaaactaaataacagttttacatatttgagtgtataatgaaactgcagtgtatataaaatgaaattgaataacactCTCACATATTTTAACGTAtgttgtccaatgaaactgtagttataacgaaatgatattgtagttatgttgtaatgaaactatagtgtatgtaaaatgaaattgaataagaGTTTAATAATTCTATTtgagtttcacatatttgagtgtataatgtcgaataaaattgtagttatatcaaaatgaaattgtagatgcgttgaaatgaaactgcagtgtatataaaatgaaaatagataTGTTATACAAATAGAACTACTTTACCCGGAACGGCGCGAACATATACcgttttttttcattaaaagaaacgagaccgttttggaccatggtataatttgcagGTAATTGGGTATAACACAAATCTAAAGTATATGGAGCATAGACTGTGGTGGACCCTACTTGGCCCAATATATATGATAGATGATAGGCTCATGACAGGAGGCCCATTATGTGGCCCATAGTTTGGTAAGGTAACTATCATTTTAGACCCAAATTTGAGAAAatagtatttaattatattattttttttagtactattgactttgttacatTATGCTATAACAATCGATAATAggtaaattatactatggacttgAGTCCACCTgcccatgttcacaattttaaaactctatatttacaattttagaattctatatacaaatttacattactcaatattcacaatctttgaactctatattcataatttgttatatagattcaaaaactGTGTTATGCtattgaatatatagttttaaaattgtgaatatatatttcaaaaattgtgaacagggtccatgacataacaaccgaGGCTATTGAGCCTGGGCCTTTTTGTTGGTATTGGTAATATTGGTTGGGTTGGGTCAATTCATTCCTATGTCTATGTTTATTCAATTTGGGCTTAAAGGAAGTCCACTCAATTAACGGCTCAATAGGTCGCACGTGCTGAAAGGCCCGCAATAGGAGGGTGTCATACGTGCCAGGATCCTGGTTCGCCGGTCTTCAAGCCCCCAAAAGGCAACCAATTCTTTCATTTCCTTCGCCGTTCATCCCAAACCCTCGGACTGATTCTCCGCATCTTCCAGAGCTCTCTCCACCGCCTCACTGATCAATAGATCGCCGGAATCATGTATAGAACCGCGGCTTCTCGCGCCAGAGCCCTCAAGGTCCGCCTCTAAGCTCTCTTCATACACATCTATCTATGCACACACGACTTTGTGTACGCTTTTGCTTGTGtttagattttttgtttttcaatgaTAAAAGCGAGACTGAATCAGCTAGTTTTGTGTTTAaactttcaatataattttgattgtgTTTTTGTCGTTGTTTTGTGTTGCCTTGTCTTTGTTTATAGATCTGATATGCAGGCATGCAGCTCATTGATTACTGTATTTATTGATCTTGAGGAGAAATGTAGATTTTTATTGTTCAATGGAGACGAGCTTACCTAGAGTTAGGAAATTTCTATTGTTAAGGACTATTTTCTTTCTGTTTGTTTCTGCCACAAGAAGTAATTGTGAAAAATTGAAACATGAAACATTTTCGGCAATGATGGATTGGATAAAATGTTAGGGATGAGATGTAGGAAGTGAGGGAATATCAAATCATTGCATACAGGCAATTCTTCTTGCTTAAGTTCTTAAGCTTGGATTACATGCTTGCAATTACTGTTGCATTGGATTTTGGAAATGGGGTTGCTTGGTGGCAGATACATAGAgtttgtgtatttattttaatcattGTACTTAAAAAATGACAAATGTTTGGGTGTTGAATGCCATAATAGGGCCGGGCCAGCAATGGGGCATTGGCCAGATTTGCAAGTTCGACTGCTGTTGCAACGAATTCATCCTCTGGTGGCCTATTTAGCTGGTTAACTGGTGAACGGTCTAGTTCCCTCCCTCCTCTAGACTTTCCACTAAAAGGTGTTACTCTGCCACCTCCATTACCAGATCATGTTGAACCTGGGAGTACCAAAATTACAACCTTGCCAAATGGTCTTAAAATAGCATCAGAAACATCAGCGGTATGCCTgtcatgttttcttttttcccctGAAAATCATTTAGGAGgcttttgtttaaaattttaataacacAATAAATTCACTGGATCAGAGCCCGGCTGCCTCAGTTGGATTATATGTTGACAGTGGATCAATCTATGAAACACCAGCATCATTTGGGGCCTCACATCTCTTGGAACGAATGGCTTTCAAAAGCACATTGAATCGCAGCCACTTGCGTGTTGTCCGAGAAGTTGAAGCTATTGGTGGTAGTGTTCAAGCCGCTGCCTCAAGAGAACAAATGACTTATACTTATGATGCTTTGAAAACATATGCTCCTCAAATGGTGGAGCTGCTTGTAGATGCTGTGAGGAATCCTGCCTTTTTGGATTGGGAAGTTAAAGAACAGGTATCTTTTGATAGTGAAACAGACTGGACTTTATACTTGAAGGCTATTATCATAGATTTTTTATTGAGTTGTTTTGTCTCATCTGTGCAGCTCGAGAAGATGAAAGTTGAGATTGCTGACTTCTCTAAGAACCCACAGGCCTTACTTTTGGAGGCAATTCACTCTGCAGGTTATGCTGGCCCCTTTGCAAATCCTCTGTTGGCAAGTGAAGCCTCACTTAGCAAATTGGATGGCACAGCTTTGGAGGAGTTTGTTGCTGTAagtgtttataatttatatcaaTGATTTCCTGAAGTACCATCATGATTTTTTACATCTTTACTTTTTACACTATTTGTTCATCACTTTTCTTGATCTACTCTTCTTTTGTAGGAGAATTACACAGCTTCTCGCATGGTCCTTGCTGCATCAGGTGTAGAACATGAGGAACTGTTGAAGATTGCAGAACCACTGCTCTCTGACTTACCTAATGTTCTTCGTGCTGAGGAACCTAAGCCCATATATGTGGGGGGTGATTACCGTTGTCAAGCTGAACAAGGGGTGTGTCTCATTGCTCTTTTGctcttttttaaataattttttaaatggttctctttaattttttttaaaatttcttttatcCCTGATAAGTTTCTTTAATTTCGGTTGTGAACAGGTAACTCATTTTGCCCTTGCTTTTGAACTTCCTGGTGGCTGGCATAAGGAAAAGGATGCAATGACTTTGACTGTGCTTCAGGTATTGTCATTGTATACGATTCAAATCACCAATTTTCCAGTTATAATGATGTGCACTTGCATGTTTCCTTGGATTTTATCCTCTGTATTCTTGAGTTGCTAACTTGATACAGAGTAGAAATCATTTTTGTGGACTTGCTAATTGTGAGGATTTTACAGATGCTTATGGGAGGGGGTGGTTCTTTCTCTGCTGGTGGTCCTGGAAAGGGGATGTATTCAAGGCTATGTAAGTTCATCAATATGGTCTATGATTAACCAAGTCTTATTCATGCAGGACATAGATGCATTTGGTTGAATGGATTCCTGTTCTCtgtattaattcaacaattttaATTCTCCCTTGTTCTTATATCATTTTGCTAAATCCATGATCAGATCTTCGTGTATTGAATGAGTACCCGCAAGTCCATGCATTCTCTGCAATCAGCAGCATTTACAATAGTACTGGTTTATTTGGAATTCAAGCAACTACTGtaagaatttatttaattactttaCTATTCTGATTGATGCCAAAATGTTTCTGGATATATGATGCCATATGGTAACTTGTATCTCAACAAGTATGCTTGAGAAGTTCTTAAAGATAATTCTCATATGGTGTGCATATAGCTAGCAATGTTGATCACAACGTGCtataagtaatttttatttatttgttttccaTCCTATTTGCATAGTGTATATTGCATGAACTGAAGGTCTTTCTTTCATGGAACAGTCTTCCGATTTTTCATCAAAAGCTGTTGATATCGCAGTTAAAGAGCTCACTGCCATTGCAAGTCCGGGTGAAGGTTTGAAATTTGACCTGTATAACTTTTccattaatatttcaaattgaaGAATGTTGGTGATGATCTGTGTCCTTTCACTGAACAGTTGACCAACGGCAGCTTGATCGTGCTAAACAAGCAACAAAATCCGCCATTTTAATGAACTTAGAGTCCAGGGTACCGAATGTGTTCTTCTGTTTTCTTGAAATATTACTTTCTTTTGGCAGATGTTCTGGATTTTTTAAAACCACTACAAGCATTTCTCTTATGCGCTTATGCTTGTTTTCTGTCTTGTAGATGGTTGCATCAGAAGACATAGGCAGACAAATTTTGACATACGGGGAAAGGTAACCCTTGCTTATGGTGTTTTTATGCTGAACTGAGCTTTTACTTTTGACACAAATAATGATACATGATACATGAAAAAGATGGGACTGAAGTAATGCTGTTTTTAGTTTtgacctttatttatttatactgcAATATAAGTCAAGTGACTTGTGGGTCAAAAACTTCTAACTCTGTATCATGAAAAACAGAAGAGAGTACTCCCCAACTTCCTTTCAGTCCACATATGTTTATGAAACATGGAGGAAAGCATTTGCTTTATTAACTGTGGTTATGATTCAGGAAATTATGTTTTGGTTATATCTCTACTCTCTAAAGTGCTACTACATATTGTAGGTTGCTAGCCTtttctaccatatatatatgaactgtTAAAAGGAATTTcagatatatataaaacataggAAATTCAATGCCCATTTGAAGTTTTGATATTTATGTAATTTCTTTTGGTTTCCTTAGGAAACCTGTGGAGCATTTCTTGAAAGCCATAGAAGAAGTTTCGGCAAAGGATATTgcttcaattgcacaaaaactTATATCATCTCCTCTTACCATGGCATCCTATGGAGAcggtaattattattactattattgttTTCCCCTAAAGAAATGGTTAGCTGTATTTGGAATTGGAATTTATTTGCAATGCCAATGGAGTTGCTCACTTTTTCTCATTTCTTTGCAGTTCTTTATCTTCCAAGTTATGACACTGTCAGCAGCCGGTTCCAGtccaaataattttctttttcagcTGCAGCCAGTTCCAGTCCGAATAATTTTTTCAGTGGGAAAGTCACAAGTTGACAACCTTTTTTTGGACATTTGAAGGTTTTTGAGCTACCTTTTGGCCATATTTATGGAAAAAATAAGTACACTCTTAAACTATAGATGAATCTTAGTTTGCTAGATACAGTCGAGGCAATTTGATACACACAGATTCTCCACTGTATCATGTATGATTCTTGTAATTGTTTCCTCAGCTGTTCATTCTTGTTTCGTTGTGAAACTTAATTGGAATATTTTGGGATTCAGGCCTAAGGAAAGACCCAGAGTAGTTGACAAAGCTCATGATTCTCAGGTTTTTGGACAATTACTATTCCCAGTTTGGGTAACAATAAATTGAGTGTTTGGGTTTTGCCAATATGCTCTTACAATTTTCTCTGGGGCAATTAAAGGTTAAATGGGTGCCAAAGTGCGTGTTATGTTGTCTTTTAAgactcattttttattttccttctaCCAAAGAACCAACGTTTGTAATGGTTGGATGATAACTAACCCATGGTTTGTTGGGTTAGTTTATATCAAAGATCAATGCTTCAGCAAAGATCTTAAGATTAAGCATCACATGACAAATACTGTCACCAACATCACAACATCACCACCATTGTTACTACACCATCACCACAACTACCACTCCATTacacaccaccaccacataAATAATATGTTCGttcatttttaagaaaatgaaccgaacagaaaaatgcaatttcttaactttcagctaaacatataaatataactttttaaaattcagttaaacactaaaaaattaaaatatttttaaaaaaatgagtcatcttttgaaaataattttctaaaaaatatttttagattctCAAACGACCCTAAATTAATTATGAGGCATTTTGTCCCCCAATTACACAATTAAACAAGATGTTAGCATAGGGTAGAAAAATACCCAGGACGACATCATGGGTCAAATCATATGTTTGGGGCCGGGCCTACCTCCACTCTTTCAGGTATATTGTCTTCCGGACCAACTTCttctttataattaattaaatatttatttttccattttgtGGTTCGgagacaaaaaataataaataatggagGACAAAACGGCGGTCATGcactcataagtcataactaGCCTCGAGGCGTTGGAGGTTGGTGGGATATCCAAAGATTTAACATATTACGCTGATTAATTACAATTActagatttattattttttattaaattttattccttttgatatgattaatatttgataattaGTTTCGAATTAATTAAAAGGAAGCTAATAGTATTTACCATGTAGCTAGAAACTTGCAAGC of Ipomoea triloba cultivar NCNSP0323 chromosome 3, ASM357664v1 contains these proteins:
- the LOC116013656 gene encoding mitochondrial-processing peptidase subunit alpha-like, whose product is MYRTAASRARALKGRASNGALARFASSTAVATNSSSGGLFSWLTGERSSSLPPLDFPLKGVTLPPPLPDHVEPGSTKITTLPNGLKIASETSASPAASVGLYVDSGSIYETPASFGASHLLERMAFKSTLNRSHLRVVREVEAIGGSVQAAASREQMTYTYDALKTYAPQMVELLVDAVRNPAFLDWEVKEQLEKMKVEIADFSKNPQALLLEAIHSAGYAGPFANPLLASEASLSKLDGTALEEFVAENYTASRMVLAASGVEHEELLKIAEPLLSDLPNVLRAEEPKPIYVGGDYRCQAEQGVTHFALAFELPGGWHKEKDAMTLTVLQMLMGGGGSFSAGGPGKGMYSRLYLRVLNEYPQVHAFSAISSIYNSTGLFGIQATTSSDFSSKAVDIAVKELTAIASPGEVDQRQLDRAKQATKSAILMNLESRMVASEDIGRQILTYGERKPVEHFLKAIEEVSAKDIASIAQKLISSPLTMASYGDVLYLPSYDTVSSRFQSK